The Pseudomonas sp. G2-4 genome window below encodes:
- a CDS encoding pyruvate, water dikinase regulatory protein, giving the protein MKRSAFFISDGTGITAETLGQSLLAQFENITFAKLTRPYIDNVDKARAMVQQINKAAETDGFRPIIFDTIVNQDIREILATSNGFMIDIFSTFLAPLEQELSEHSSYSVGKSHSIGHNSNYMERIEAVNFALDNDDGARTHYYDKADLILVGVSRCGKTPTCLYMAMQFGIRAANYPLTEDDMERLQLPSALRAHQHKLFGLTIDPDRLTAIRNERKPNSRYSSYAQCEFEVREVENLFRRENIPHINSTHFSVEEISAKILVEKGVERRFK; this is encoded by the coding sequence ATGAAACGATCTGCTTTCTTTATCTCCGACGGCACCGGCATCACGGCCGAAACGCTAGGCCAAAGCCTGTTGGCACAGTTCGAAAACATTACCTTCGCCAAGCTGACACGTCCGTACATCGACAACGTCGACAAGGCGCGGGCCATGGTACAGCAAATCAATAAAGCCGCCGAAACCGACGGTTTCCGTCCGATTATCTTCGATACCATCGTCAATCAGGACATCCGTGAGATTCTCGCAACGTCCAATGGTTTCATGATCGACATTTTTTCCACCTTCCTGGCGCCCCTGGAACAGGAACTGAGCGAACATTCGTCCTACTCGGTCGGCAAGTCCCATTCCATTGGCCACAACTCCAACTACATGGAGCGGATCGAGGCGGTCAACTTCGCGCTGGACAACGATGACGGCGCCCGTACGCATTATTACGACAAGGCCGATCTGATCCTAGTGGGGGTGTCGCGCTGTGGTAAGACGCCGACGTGTCTGTACATGGCGATGCAGTTCGGCATCCGCGCGGCCAACTATCCGCTGACCGAAGACGACATGGAACGCCTGCAGTTGCCCAGCGCCCTGCGCGCCCATCAGCATAAGTTGTTCGGCCTGACCATCGACCCGGATCGCCTCACCGCGATCCGCAACGAACGCAAGCCCAACAGCCGCTACTCGAGCTATGCCCAGTGCGAGTTCGAAGTGCGCGAGGTGGAAAATCTGTTCCGGCGGGAGAACATTCCGCATATCAATTCCACGCATTTTTCCGTGGAAGAGATTTCGGCGAAGATTTTGGTGGAGAAAGGGGTGGAGCGTCGGTTCAAGTAA
- a CDS encoding zinc transporter ZntB: protein MFEEENAQWGLVHALVLDGKGGARSIARTELDDLQLQAHESLWLHWDRSHPQTHTWLRKSSGLSEFNCDLLLEENTRPRLLPLPNAELLLFLRGINLNPGAEPEDMVSVRIFASAQRVISLRLRPLRATDELLAQLTEGKGPKSASELILYMAQYLTNKVQDLVTGLSEIVDSEEEKLDTDERYTPEHDAILHIRRRAAGLKRFLAPQRDIFGQMTRLKLPWFIDDDGDYWNELNNSLTRYLEELELTRERVGLVLEAEDRRLSVRMNRTMYRFGIITGIFLPMSFLTGLLGINVGGIPFSDSAYGFLVACLLMVCVALGQWWLFRRLRWV, encoded by the coding sequence ATGTTCGAGGAAGAAAACGCGCAATGGGGGCTGGTGCATGCCCTCGTGCTGGACGGTAAAGGTGGCGCGCGTTCCATAGCCCGGACCGAACTCGACGATTTGCAGTTGCAGGCCCATGAAAGCCTGTGGCTGCACTGGGATCGCAGTCATCCGCAAACCCACACGTGGCTGCGCAAGTCCAGTGGACTGAGTGAATTCAACTGCGACCTGCTGCTCGAGGAGAACACCCGGCCGCGGCTGTTGCCGTTGCCCAACGCTGAGCTGCTGCTGTTCCTCAGGGGGATCAACCTCAACCCGGGCGCCGAGCCGGAAGACATGGTTTCGGTGCGGATCTTTGCGTCCGCCCAGCGCGTGATCTCCCTGCGTCTGCGTCCACTGCGTGCTACAGATGAGCTGCTGGCGCAATTGACCGAGGGCAAGGGGCCGAAAAGTGCGTCGGAGCTCATCCTTTATATGGCGCAATACCTCACCAATAAGGTGCAGGACCTGGTCACGGGTCTTTCTGAAATCGTCGATAGCGAGGAAGAGAAACTCGATACTGACGAACGGTATACACCCGAGCACGACGCCATTTTGCATATCCGTCGAAGGGCGGCCGGGCTGAAGCGATTCCTGGCGCCACAGCGGGACATTTTCGGTCAGATGACACGGCTTAAACTGCCGTGGTTCATCGACGACGACGGCGACTACTGGAATGAATTGAACAACAGCCTGACCCGTTACCTCGAGGAGCTGGAATTGACCCGAGAGCGCGTGGGGCTTGTGCTGGAGGCCGAGGACCGGCGTCTTTCGGTGCGCATGAACCGCACCATGTACCGCTTTGGCATCATCACCGGAATTTTCCTGCCGATGAGTTTTCTCACCGGCCTTTTGGGTATTAACGTCGGCGGCATTCCGTTCTCCGATAGCGCTTACGGCTTCCTGGTTGCCTGCCTGCTGATGGTCTGCGTGGCGCTGGGGCAGTGGTGGTTATTCCGCCGTTTGCGCTGGGTGTGA
- a CDS encoding MbtH family protein has product MTSVFDREDIVFQVVVNHEEQYSIWPDYKAIPEGWRTVGKSGFKKECLAYIEEVWTDMRPLSLRKKMEEQAAAAL; this is encoded by the coding sequence ATGACTTCAGTATTCGACCGCGAGGACATCGTCTTTCAGGTCGTGGTCAACCACGAAGAGCAGTATTCGATCTGGCCAGACTACAAAGCGATTCCCGAAGGCTGGCGCACCGTCGGCAAAAGCGGGTTCAAGAAGGAATGCCTGGCCTACATCGAAGAAGTCTGGACTGACATGCGGCCACTGAGCTTGCGCAAGAAGATGGAGGAACAGGCAGCAGCGGCACTCTAA
- a CDS encoding mechanosensitive ion channel domain-containing protein: MELNLWTQSLVTAMTALWTKVANFIPNLFGALVVLLLGFVVAKLLDTLLSKLLAKLGLDRLMGGTGLTKLLSRGGIQVPISTLIGKIVYWFVLLIFLVSAAESLGLERVSATLDMLALYLPKVFGAALVLLVGVLLAQLANGLVRGAAEGVGLDYAQGLGRIAQGLVIIISISVAISQLEVKTDLLNHVIVIVLITVGLAVALAMGLGSREIAGQILAGIYVRELYEVGQQVRVGEVEGQIEEIGTVKTTLLTEEGELVSLSNRILLEQHVSSR, encoded by the coding sequence ATGGAACTTAATCTCTGGACCCAGAGCCTCGTCACGGCAATGACTGCGTTGTGGACCAAGGTGGCTAACTTCATTCCTAACCTTTTCGGCGCGTTGGTCGTGCTGTTGTTGGGTTTCGTCGTCGCCAAGCTGCTGGACACGCTGCTCTCCAAACTGCTCGCCAAACTGGGGCTCGACCGCTTGATGGGGGGCACCGGCCTGACCAAACTGCTGTCCCGTGGCGGCATCCAGGTACCGATTTCGACCTTGATCGGCAAGATCGTCTATTGGTTCGTGCTGCTGATTTTTCTGGTTTCTGCGGCTGAATCCCTTGGTCTTGAGCGAGTTTCAGCTACGCTCGATATGCTTGCACTGTATTTGCCAAAGGTTTTCGGGGCTGCGCTGGTCTTGCTGGTCGGCGTTCTGCTGGCGCAACTGGCCAACGGGCTGGTGCGCGGCGCGGCCGAGGGTGTAGGGCTCGATTACGCCCAGGGCTTGGGGAGAATTGCCCAGGGCCTGGTGATTATCATCAGTATTTCGGTCGCGATCAGCCAGTTGGAGGTCAAGACTGACCTGCTGAACCACGTGATTGTGATCGTATTGATTACCGTTGGTCTGGCGGTTGCGCTGGCAATGGGGTTGGGAAGCCGGGAAATCGCCGGCCAGATTCTTGCGGGAATCTATGTGCGTGAGCTGTATGAGGTTGGGCAACAAGTGCGTGTTGGCGAGGTCGAAGGCCAGATCGAAGAGATCGGCACGGTGAAGACCACATTGCTGACCGAGGAGGGCGAACTGGTGTCACTCTCCAATCGGATCCTGCTGGAGCAGCATGTGAGTAGCCGCTAA
- a CDS encoding alpha/beta fold hydrolase encodes MQSSSNLFPVALISAERRGDLSEDVYRLKPGNSPDYSVELAVTRLGMADATETRGVPVILLHGSFSNRRFWYSPKGLGLGAYLTRLGFDVWIPEMRGHGLSQRNQGYRNNRVADYARYDLPAIGAFVREQSGQVPHWIGHSLGGITLAAALGGHYLGAPAVASAAFFGTQVSRTYWPLKIPPVEWSGRFILKRFAQLSGARLKRGPEDEPIGLALESMRWYGLFGRFGDAEKNWWAGLADVQVPVLAVSAVGDHQDPTWACHKLFEQIGSEHKQFVCLGRKQGFSDDFGHVEMLVSKAAHTEVWPLVARWLHDQHVPLLESLPALAEAV; translated from the coding sequence ATGCAAAGCAGCAGCAACCTATTTCCTGTCGCCCTGATCAGCGCCGAGCGGCGCGGCGATCTGAGCGAAGATGTCTATCGCTTGAAACCCGGCAACAGCCCGGACTACAGCGTTGAACTGGCCGTCACCCGGCTGGGCATGGCCGACGCCACCGAAACCCGTGGCGTCCCTGTGATTCTGTTGCACGGCAGCTTTTCCAACCGGCGTTTCTGGTATTCGCCCAAGGGCCTGGGCCTGGGGGCGTACCTGACACGCCTGGGGTTTGATGTCTGGATCCCCGAGATGCGCGGCCACGGGCTGTCCCAGCGCAACCAGGGCTACCGCAACAATCGCGTGGCCGACTACGCCCGTTACGACTTGCCGGCCATCGGTGCCTTCGTGCGGGAGCAGAGCGGACAAGTGCCGCACTGGATCGGCCACTCCCTGGGTGGCATCACCCTGGCGGCAGCTTTGGGCGGCCATTATCTGGGGGCACCGGCCGTGGCTTCGGCGGCGTTCTTTGGCACCCAGGTCAGCCGCACCTACTGGCCGCTGAAGATCCCACCGGTGGAGTGGAGCGGCCGGTTCATCCTCAAGCGTTTCGCCCAATTGTCCGGCGCAAGGCTCAAGCGCGGCCCCGAGGACGAGCCCATCGGCCTGGCCCTGGAGAGCATGCGTTGGTACGGCCTGTTCGGGCGTTTCGGCGATGCCGAGAAGAACTGGTGGGCGGGCCTGGCCGATGTGCAGGTGCCCGTGCTGGCGGTGAGTGCAGTGGGTGATCATCAGGACCCGACCTGGGCCTGCCACAAACTCTTCGAGCAGATCGGTTCCGAGCACAAGCAGTTTGTCTGCCTGGGCCGCAAGCAGGGCTTCAGTGACGATTTCGGCCATGTCGAAATGCTGGTCAGCAAAGCCGCGCACACGGAGGTCTGGCCTCTGGTGGCGCGTTGGCTGCACGATCAGCACGTTCCGTTGTTGGAAAGTTTGCCGGCGCTGGCCGAGGCAGTTTGA
- the ppsA gene encoding phosphoenolpyruvate synthase, with protein sequence MVEYVVSLDKLGVHDVEHVGGKNASLGEMISNLAGAGVSVPGGFATTAQAYRDFLELSGLNQQIHDALDALDVDDVNALAKTGAQIRQWIMDAEFPEKLNAEIRTAFAKLSEGNPDVAVAVRSSATAEDLPDASFAGQQETFLNIRGVENVIRAAKEVFASLFNDRAISYRVHQGFDHKLVALSAGVQRMVRSETGTAGVMFTLDTESGFRDVVFITGAYGLGETVVQGAVNPDEFYVHKGTLEAGRPAILRRNLGSKAIKMIYGDEAKAGRSVKTVDVDKAERARFCLSDAEVSELAKQAMIIEKHYKCPMDIEWAKDGDDGKLYIVQARPETVKSRTQANVMERYLLKETGTVLVEGRAIGQRIGAGKVRIIKDVSEMDKVQAGDVLVSDMTDPDWEPVMKRASAIVTNRGGRTCHAAIIARELGIPAVVGCGNATQLLKDGQGVTVSCAEGDTGYIFEGELGFDIKKNSVDAMPDLPFKIMMNVGNPDRAFDFAQLPNAGVGLARLEFIINRMIGVHPKALLNYDGLPPEIKDSVDKRIAGYDDPVGFYVEKLVEGISTLAAAFWPKKVIVRLSDFKSNEYANLIGGKLYEPEEENPMLGFRGASRYISEAFRDCFELECRALKRVRNEMGLTNVEIMVPFVRTLGEASQVVDLLAENGLARGDNGLRVIMMCELPSNAILAEEFLEFFDGFSIGSNDLTQLTLGLDRDSGIIAHLFDERNPAVKKLLANAIAACNKAGKYIGICGQGPSDHPDLAKWLMEQGIESVSLNPDSVLETWFFLAEGQAAV encoded by the coding sequence TTGGTAGAGTACGTAGTTTCCCTCGATAAGCTCGGCGTCCATGATGTAGAGCATGTGGGGGGCAAGAACGCATCCCTGGGCGAGATGATCAGTAACCTCGCCGGTGCTGGCGTATCAGTGCCAGGTGGCTTCGCCACGACCGCTCAGGCTTATCGTGATTTCCTGGAACTGAGTGGCCTGAACCAGCAGATCCACGATGCGCTCGACGCCCTGGACGTCGATGACGTCAATGCCCTGGCCAAGACCGGGGCCCAGATCCGCCAATGGATCATGGACGCCGAGTTCCCCGAGAAGCTGAACGCCGAAATCCGTACGGCCTTCGCCAAGCTGTCCGAAGGCAATCCCGACGTCGCCGTCGCCGTGCGTTCCTCGGCCACCGCCGAAGACCTGCCGGACGCCTCCTTCGCCGGCCAGCAGGAAACCTTCCTGAACATCCGCGGCGTGGAAAACGTCATCCGCGCGGCCAAGGAAGTCTTCGCCTCCCTCTTCAACGACCGTGCCATTTCCTACCGCGTTCACCAGGGCTTCGACCATAAACTGGTCGCCCTGTCCGCCGGTGTGCAGCGCATGGTCCGCTCCGAAACCGGCACCGCCGGCGTGATGTTCACCCTCGACACCGAGTCGGGTTTCCGTGACGTCGTGTTCATCACCGGCGCCTACGGCCTGGGTGAAACCGTGGTGCAGGGCGCGGTGAACCCGGATGAGTTCTACGTCCACAAGGGCACGCTGGAAGCCGGTCGCCCAGCGATCCTGCGTCGCAACCTGGGCAGCAAGGCCATCAAGATGATCTACGGCGACGAAGCCAAGGCCGGTCGTTCGGTGAAGACCGTCGACGTGGACAAGGCCGAGCGCGCACGTTTCTGCCTGAGCGACGCCGAGGTCAGCGAGCTGGCCAAGCAGGCGATGATCATCGAGAAGCACTACAAGTGCCCGATGGACATCGAATGGGCCAAGGACGGTGACGACGGCAAGCTGTACATCGTGCAGGCCCGTCCGGAAACCGTGAAGAGCCGCACCCAGGCCAACGTCATGGAGCGCTACCTGCTCAAGGAAACCGGCACCGTGCTGGTGGAAGGCCGTGCCATCGGCCAGCGCATCGGCGCCGGCAAGGTACGGATCATCAAGGACGTCTCGGAGATGGACAAGGTCCAGGCCGGTGACGTATTGGTTTCCGACATGACCGACCCGGACTGGGAGCCGGTGATGAAGCGCGCCAGCGCCATCGTCACCAACCGTGGCGGGCGCACTTGCCACGCGGCGATCATCGCCCGTGAACTGGGGATCCCGGCAGTGGTGGGTTGCGGCAACGCCACCCAACTGCTCAAGGACGGCCAGGGCGTGACTGTTTCCTGCGCCGAAGGCGATACCGGCTACATCTTCGAAGGTGAACTGGGCTTCGACATCAAGAAGAACTCCGTGGACGCCATGCCGGACCTGCCGTTCAAGATCATGATGAACGTCGGCAACCCGGACCGCGCCTTTGACTTCGCACAATTGCCGAACGCCGGTGTCGGCCTGGCCCGCCTGGAGTTCATCATCAACCGCATGATCGGCGTGCACCCCAAGGCGCTGCTGAACTACGACGGCCTGCCGCCGGAGATCAAGGACAGCGTCGACAAGCGCATCGCCGGTTATGACGACCCGGTCGGCTTCTACGTCGAGAAACTGGTGGAAGGCATCAGCACCCTGGCGGCGGCGTTCTGGCCGAAAAAGGTCATCGTGCGCCTGTCGGACTTCAAGTCCAACGAATACGCCAACCTGATCGGCGGCAAGCTCTACGAGCCAGAAGAAGAAAACCCGATGCTGGGTTTCCGTGGCGCCTCGCGCTACATCAGCGAAGCGTTCCGTGACTGCTTCGAGCTCGAGTGCCGCGCCCTCAAGCGTGTGCGCAACGAAATGGGCCTGACCAACGTCGAGATCATGGTGCCGTTCGTCCGTACCTTGGGCGAAGCGAGCCAGGTCGTCGACCTGCTGGCGGAAAACGGCCTGGCCCGTGGCGACAATGGCCTGCGCGTGATCATGATGTGCGAGCTGCCGTCCAACGCGATCCTGGCTGAAGAATTCCTCGAATTCTTCGACGGTTTCTCCATCGGTTCCAACGACCTGACCCAGTTGACCCTGGGCCTGGACCGTGACTCCGGGATCATCGCGCACCTGTTCGATGAGCGTAACCCGGCGGTCAAAAAACTGCTGGCCAATGCCATCGCCGCCTGCAACAAGGCAGGCAAGTACATCGGCATCTGCGGCCAGGGCCCTTCGGATCACCCGGACCTGGCCAAGTGGCTGATGGAACAGGGCATCGAAAGCGTTTCGTTGAACCCGGACTCCGTACTGGAAACCTGGTTCTTCCTGGCTGAGGGTCAGGCTGCGGTCTGA
- the rraA gene encoding ribonuclease E activity regulator RraA: protein MNHYLTPDLCDAYPELVQVLEPMFSNFGGRDSFGGEIVTIKCFEDNSRVKEQVELQGNGKVLVVDGGGSLRRALLGDMLAEKAAKNGWEGLVIYGCIRDVDVIAQTDLGVQALASHPMKTDRRGVGELNVPVTFAGVTFRPGEYVYADNNGVIVSPSPLTMPE, encoded by the coding sequence ATGAACCATTACCTCACGCCCGACCTGTGCGACGCCTACCCGGAGTTGGTGCAGGTGTTGGAGCCGATGTTCAGCAATTTCGGCGGCCGCGATTCCTTCGGCGGCGAAATCGTGACCATCAAGTGCTTCGAGGACAACTCGCGGGTCAAGGAGCAGGTTGAACTCCAGGGCAACGGCAAGGTGTTGGTGGTCGATGGTGGTGGCTCCCTGCGTCGGGCACTGCTGGGCGACATGCTGGCGGAAAAAGCCGCGAAAAACGGCTGGGAAGGTCTGGTGATCTACGGTTGCATCCGCGATGTCGACGTCATCGCCCAGACGGACCTCGGGGTCCAGGCCCTGGCCAGTCACCCGATGAAGACCGACCGGCGTGGTGTCGGCGAGCTCAATGTGCCGGTGACCTTTGCCGGCGTGACGTTTCGCCCGGGCGAGTATGTCTATGCGGACAACAACGGCGTGATCGTCTCGCCAAGCCCGCTGACAATGCCTGAATGA